In the Dama dama isolate Ldn47 chromosome 13, ASM3311817v1, whole genome shotgun sequence genome, one interval contains:
- the LOC133068186 gene encoding high mobility group protein B1-like, with the protein MGKGDPKKLRGKTSSYAFFVQTCREEHKKKHPDASVNFSEFSKKCSERWKTMSAKEKGKFEDMAKADKARYEREMKTYIPPKGETKKKFKDPNAPKRPPSAFFLFCSEYRPKIKGEHPGLSIGDVAKKLGEMWNNTAADDKQPYEKKAAKLKEKYEKDIAAYQAKGKPDAAKKGVVKAEKSKKKKEEEEDEEDEEEEEDEEDEEEEEDDDDE; encoded by the coding sequence ATGGGCAAAGGAGATCCTAAGAAGCTGAGAGGCAAAACGTCATCATATGCATTCTTTGTGCAAACTTGCCGGGAGGAGCACAAGAAGAAGCACCCGGATGCTTCAGTCAACTTCTCAGAGTTTTCTAAGAAGTGCTCAGAGAGGTGGAAGACCATGTCtgctaaagagaaaggaaaatttgaagACATGGCAAAGGCGGACAAGGCCCGttatgaaagagaaatgaaaacttatatccCTCCTAAAGgggaaacaaaaaagaagttCAAGGATCCCAATGCACCCAAGAGGCCTCCTTCggcctttttcttgttttgttctgAGTATCGTCCAAAAATCAAAGGCGAACATCCTGGCCTGTCCATTGGTGATGTTGCAAAGAAACTGGGAGAGATGTGGAATAACACTGCTGCGGATGACAAGCAGCCTTATGAGAAGAAGGCTGCTAAGCTGaaggaaaagtatgaaaaggataTTGCTGCATACCAAGCTAAAGGGAAGCCTGATGCAGCAAAAAAGGGAGTTGTTAAGGccgaaaaaagcaagaaaaagaaggaagaggaggaagatgaagaggatgaggaggaggaa